One window from the genome of Cyclobacterium amurskyense encodes:
- a CDS encoding PVC-type heme-binding CxxCH protein: MKGNVTHTLFAVLLIGLYSCKEDKYAEALSPEESIATFNIHENFEVKLFAAEPHIQDPVNLVFDEKGIAYAVEMPDYPYKPEEGKGKGVIKRLDDTDGDGVIDASTVYAEGLADATNLMPWKGGLLVTAAPHIYYLKDDDGDGVADSKTSVFTGFFENNSEAQITNLRLGIDNWIYAANNGQRSDVTFKDAPGEGPLQLRGADFRFRLDKGLFEKESGTAQFGQTFDDWGNKFFTQNTLHIQQTVIPNRYLERHGHLSSNSVNQNISDHELEMFQITPPPYWRAERTRRRNIQYQEQELNRVEYAEDHFTGASGGTVYDGGDFPEGFNGNIFTGEVAGNLVHRDVLAEDKESPTLIAKRASEELDKEFLASTDPWFRPVGFTVGPDGALFLVDFYRQHIETPVSIPDDLKEEMDFMHGMDRGRIYRIVPKSGVSETKVQDFSSLDSKTLVSHLAHKNGWWRTTAQRIILENPKAEYIPLLKDLLSNENPNAQLHALYLLESMGALEQGMVEEALESDNYGVRKNALMLAENFPKLKEKIAEKINDESPIVSLQAILSLGNYEDDFTINQLAKALIEKGENKWFRLGILSSNAGSGEAILKVLDEKYNFSGTEISWKEDYLKEVNHILEGKGIRAKAE; this comes from the coding sequence ATGAAAGGTAACGTTACCCATACTTTATTTGCAGTCTTGCTTATAGGATTATATTCCTGTAAGGAGGATAAATATGCAGAAGCTCTCAGTCCAGAAGAATCGATCGCTACATTCAATATTCATGAGAATTTCGAAGTGAAATTATTTGCTGCTGAACCTCATATTCAGGATCCAGTAAACCTGGTTTTTGATGAAAAAGGAATTGCATACGCGGTGGAAATGCCAGACTATCCTTACAAGCCTGAAGAAGGTAAAGGCAAAGGTGTCATCAAAAGACTGGATGACACTGACGGAGATGGGGTAATAGATGCCTCAACCGTTTATGCAGAAGGGTTGGCAGATGCTACCAACTTAATGCCATGGAAAGGTGGTCTTTTGGTTACGGCAGCACCTCATATCTATTACCTAAAGGATGATGATGGTGACGGAGTTGCTGACTCAAAAACCTCTGTATTTACAGGTTTTTTTGAAAACAATTCTGAGGCTCAAATCACAAATTTACGTTTGGGAATTGACAACTGGATTTATGCTGCTAACAATGGGCAAAGAAGTGATGTTACCTTTAAAGATGCGCCAGGAGAAGGTCCATTACAATTAAGAGGAGCTGACTTTAGGTTTCGATTGGACAAAGGGTTATTTGAGAAAGAAAGCGGGACAGCTCAATTTGGGCAAACTTTTGACGATTGGGGAAATAAATTCTTTACCCAAAACACGCTTCACATCCAGCAGACAGTGATACCTAACAGGTACCTGGAGCGCCATGGACACTTGTCTAGCAATTCTGTAAACCAAAACATTTCTGACCATGAGCTGGAGATGTTTCAGATTACACCTCCACCCTATTGGAGAGCAGAACGTACCAGAAGGAGAAATATACAATACCAAGAACAAGAGCTTAACCGAGTGGAATATGCGGAGGATCACTTCACTGGAGCTTCAGGAGGAACCGTTTATGATGGTGGTGATTTCCCTGAAGGATTTAATGGAAACATCTTTACAGGAGAGGTTGCAGGGAATTTGGTGCACAGGGATGTTCTTGCAGAAGATAAAGAAAGCCCTACTCTAATTGCCAAAAGAGCAAGTGAAGAACTTGATAAAGAATTCCTCGCTTCAACAGACCCATGGTTCAGACCTGTTGGTTTTACTGTTGGACCTGATGGAGCTCTATTTTTGGTGGATTTCTACAGACAACACATTGAAACCCCAGTTTCGATCCCTGATGATCTAAAAGAAGAAATGGATTTTATGCATGGCATGGATCGTGGTAGAATTTACAGAATTGTGCCTAAATCAGGTGTTTCAGAAACCAAAGTACAGGATTTTTCAAGCCTAGATAGTAAAACCTTGGTGTCTCACCTTGCACATAAAAACGGGTGGTGGAGAACCACTGCCCAAAGGATTATTTTGGAAAACCCAAAAGCTGAGTACATCCCATTGTTAAAAGATTTGTTATCGAATGAAAATCCAAATGCCCAGCTTCATGCTTTGTATTTGCTAGAATCAATGGGTGCATTGGAACAAGGAATGGTAGAAGAAGCACTGGAAAGTGATAATTATGGTGTTAGAAAAAATGCTTTAATGCTAGCCGAAAATTTCCCGAAGTTAAAGGAAAAAATTGCTGAAAAAATCAATGATGAATCTCCAATCGTATCACTTCAAGCTATTCTTAGTTTAGGAAATTATGAAGATGATTTCACTATTAACCAACTTGCCAAAGCCCTTATAGAAAAAGGAGAAAACAAGTGGTTTAGACTAGGGATCTTGAGTTCAAACGCTGGTTCAGGTGAGGCTATTCTTAAGGTGCTAGATGAAAAATATAATTTTTCAGGAACAGAAATCTCTTGGAAAGAAGATTACTTAAAGGAGGTCAATCACATTCTTGAAGGTAAAGGAATAAGAGCCAAAGCGGAATAG
- a CDS encoding high-potential iron-sulfur protein: MNRRKSIKNILASTGVVFFLSKCGKPQEEYKLENIDNCSDLTGLSEEDIAKRKSLGYEEKSPLEDDKCDNCQLYLPPTEKRKCGGCQLFKGPVNADAYCTYWAPRVENV, translated from the coding sequence ATGAACAGACGCAAATCAATAAAAAATATATTAGCTTCGACAGGAGTGGTATTTTTCCTTAGCAAATGTGGCAAGCCTCAAGAAGAATACAAATTAGAAAACATCGATAATTGTTCTGATCTGACTGGGCTTAGTGAAGAGGACATTGCAAAAAGAAAAAGTTTGGGTTATGAGGAAAAGTCACCTTTAGAAGATGATAAGTGCGACAATTGCCAATTGTATCTTCCACCTACAGAAAAACGTAAATGTGGAGGCTGCCAGTTATTTAAAGGACCTGTCAACGCGGATGCTTATTGTACTTATTGGGCACCTAGAGTGGAAAACGTTTAA
- a CDS encoding alpha/beta hydrolase, which yields MNFIKSNLYLTLFLILLGLGPIASYGQEKGLTLALFDVDATPPIGSLLAYDPLEKKDDLGLRAKGVVISGSGLPIVICAIDWIGIANESQDAFKESLAEAASTIPSRVAVHTLHQHDAPISDWGAEKILKEAGLDPKAYESSFDRLLINNLKDAIRIALKDAKPITHIGTGKGIVEKVASNRRILGDDGHVAYTRTSSTKDKKIRDFPEGLIDPEVSLVSFWNEEEPLAVFSYYAVHPQSYYLTKIANPDFPGIARYMRQLSVPDAMHVHFNGAGANVTAGKYNDGAKINRKILAERLAKGMEQAWDNTVKTKITKEDVYWQQEPILLTPKETLPEIAQEMRTQNARWLTNNVQKLAWYNRQALGKKIDISCLTLGDVRILHLPGELFIEYQLAAKAERKDLFVTMAAYGDYGPFYIGPSSAYTEGGYEVGTSPVTAEAEPIIMGAIKKMLHREIPNNTTESPFVLKSESQQPLRTLAEWEEKKKSWKNNMASIMGTLPFRDNLKRPEINYLDSTVESTYTKHHISFDSNERNQVTAFLYIPHKIKVKAPAMLVLHSTGDLGKKIVDGQGPLENRALASELAERGYVVIAPDYPSFGEQKDHDFSKDGFDSGTLLAVWNHMRCVDALTYMDEVDSERIGVIGHSLGGHNALFVAAHDSRLKAVVTSCGWTPFDYYDIGEAGIKNYGGRLGPWAQDRYMPVIKKLLPEATLPFDFTHIIASIAPRPVFTNAPLQDSNFSVEGVKSGIEAIQPVYNWLGYPDNLQVRYPNASHDFPENTRKEAYSFLDDVFGFTPLKKLAFEK from the coding sequence ATGAATTTTATCAAATCAAATCTGTATTTAACCCTCTTTTTGATATTACTAGGTTTGGGACCCATTGCCAGCTATGGTCAAGAAAAAGGCCTTACCCTGGCCCTTTTCGATGTGGATGCAACCCCTCCTATTGGCAGCTTACTGGCATATGATCCCCTAGAAAAAAAAGATGATCTGGGTCTTAGGGCCAAAGGCGTGGTAATATCAGGGTCAGGCTTACCAATTGTCATCTGTGCAATAGATTGGATTGGAATAGCCAACGAAAGTCAAGATGCATTTAAAGAAAGCCTTGCCGAGGCTGCTTCAACTATACCTTCTAGGGTAGCAGTACATACTTTGCACCAACATGATGCTCCAATTAGTGATTGGGGTGCAGAGAAAATCTTGAAAGAGGCAGGCTTAGATCCTAAAGCATATGAAAGCTCCTTTGACAGACTTCTGATTAATAATTTGAAGGATGCCATCAGAATAGCTTTAAAGGACGCAAAGCCCATAACGCATATTGGTACTGGTAAAGGTATTGTGGAAAAAGTTGCTTCAAATAGAAGGATTTTAGGGGATGATGGACATGTGGCCTATACCCGAACCTCTTCTACAAAGGATAAAAAAATCAGGGATTTCCCGGAAGGTTTAATTGACCCGGAGGTTTCATTGGTTAGTTTTTGGAATGAAGAAGAACCTTTAGCTGTATTTAGCTATTATGCGGTTCACCCCCAAAGTTATTACCTGACTAAAATTGCCAACCCAGATTTTCCTGGTATTGCCAGGTACATGCGTCAATTGTCGGTTCCAGATGCTATGCATGTACACTTCAATGGTGCCGGAGCAAATGTAACTGCCGGAAAATACAATGACGGCGCTAAAATCAACCGTAAAATCCTCGCTGAAAGACTTGCAAAAGGAATGGAACAAGCCTGGGACAATACAGTAAAAACTAAAATCACCAAAGAGGATGTTTACTGGCAACAGGAACCCATCCTATTGACACCAAAGGAAACTTTACCTGAAATTGCTCAAGAAATGCGTACCCAAAATGCGCGTTGGCTCACCAACAATGTGCAAAAACTGGCATGGTACAATAGGCAGGCACTAGGGAAAAAGATAGATATAAGTTGTTTGACCTTAGGTGATGTAAGAATTCTTCACCTTCCTGGAGAACTCTTTATCGAATACCAATTGGCAGCTAAGGCTGAAAGAAAAGATTTATTTGTAACCATGGCAGCATATGGAGATTATGGGCCATTCTATATAGGTCCATCCTCGGCTTATACTGAAGGAGGATATGAGGTAGGTACCAGCCCCGTAACAGCAGAAGCTGAGCCCATTATCATGGGAGCGATTAAAAAAATGTTGCATAGAGAAATTCCTAACAATACAACCGAAAGCCCTTTTGTTTTAAAATCTGAAAGTCAACAACCATTACGTACATTGGCTGAGTGGGAAGAAAAAAAGAAATCCTGGAAAAACAACATGGCTTCAATCATGGGTACCCTTCCTTTTAGGGACAATCTAAAAAGGCCTGAAATAAATTATTTGGATTCAACTGTAGAAAGCACCTATACCAAGCATCATATTTCTTTTGACAGTAATGAGCGCAATCAAGTAACTGCTTTCCTTTATATCCCACACAAAATAAAAGTCAAGGCCCCTGCGATGTTGGTACTACATAGTACTGGAGATCTAGGTAAAAAAATTGTAGATGGTCAGGGTCCTCTTGAAAACAGGGCTCTTGCAAGTGAATTGGCTGAAAGGGGTTATGTAGTCATTGCTCCTGATTACCCAAGTTTTGGAGAGCAAAAAGACCATGATTTCTCGAAAGATGGATTTGATTCCGGAACCCTTTTAGCGGTATGGAACCATATGAGGTGCGTAGATGCACTTACTTATATGGATGAAGTAGATTCAGAACGAATAGGGGTAATCGGTCATTCTTTAGGTGGACACAATGCCTTGTTTGTAGCTGCTCATGATTCAAGATTAAAAGCTGTAGTGACAAGTTGCGGTTGGACACCTTTTGATTATTATGATATTGGAGAGGCAGGAATTAAAAATTATGGTGGTAGGTTAGGCCCTTGGGCACAAGACAGGTACATGCCAGTCATCAAAAAACTTTTGCCAGAAGCAACTTTACCGTTTGACTTTACCCATATCATAGCTTCAATAGCTCCTAGACCAGTTTTCACTAATGCACCGCTACAGGACAGTAACTTTTCAGTGGAAGGAGTGAAATCAGGAATTGAAGCTATTCAGCCAGTATACAATTGGTTGGGCTACCCGGATAACTTACAAGTAAGGTACCCAAATGCAAGCCATGATTTCCCTGAAAACACAAGAAAAGAAGCCTATTCTTTCTTGGATGATGTTTTTGGGTTTACACCATTGAAAAAGTTAGCATTTGAAAAATAA